A window of Chthoniobacterales bacterium contains these coding sequences:
- a CDS encoding D-alanyl-D-alanine carboxypeptidase has product MRALTATLLICLFAAFSPAQAAPPDVHGAAAILVDVRSGRVLFNKNSREPRAVASTQKLLTALIVAEAGNLWETVTIMPQDTTVSPTKLYLKPGQKYSRQELLTALLVKSANDVACALARDNAGSVAEFAGKMNRRAREMGAGNSNFVNPNGLPAEGQHSTARDMAIIARNAYSNPVIRRIVATKSFEFHFADGRVRELVNTNRVLRTAPFCNGMKTGYTDAAGHCLVSSGQSNGRDVIAVVLGSSKANVWADSQKLLEWGLRL; this is encoded by the coding sequence ATGCGTGCGCTCACGGCCACATTGCTGATCTGCCTGTTCGCGGCGTTTTCGCCCGCGCAGGCCGCACCTCCGGATGTCCACGGTGCCGCGGCTATTCTTGTCGATGTCCGCTCGGGTCGCGTCCTTTTCAACAAGAACTCGCGCGAGCCGCGAGCCGTGGCCAGCACGCAGAAACTTCTCACCGCCCTGATCGTCGCCGAGGCCGGCAACCTCTGGGAAACGGTCACCATTATGCCCCAAGACACCACCGTCTCGCCGACCAAGCTCTACCTCAAGCCGGGGCAGAAATACTCGCGGCAGGAACTGCTCACCGCGCTTCTCGTCAAAAGCGCCAACGATGTGGCCTGCGCTTTGGCCCGTGACAACGCCGGCAGCGTCGCCGAGTTCGCCGGGAAAATGAACCGTCGTGCGCGCGAGATGGGCGCCGGAAATTCGAATTTCGTCAACCCCAACGGTCTGCCCGCCGAAGGCCAGCATTCCACGGCGCGTGACATGGCGATCATCGCGCGCAACGCCTACTCCAACCCGGTGATCCGGCGCATCGTCGCGACCAAGAGTTTCGAGTTCCACTTTGCCGATGGGCGCGTGCGCGAGCTGGTCAACACCAACCGCGTTCTTCGAACCGCGCCCTTTTGCAACGGAATGAAAACCGGATACACCGACGCCGCGGGTCACTGCCTTGTGTCCAGCGGTCAAAGCAACGGGCGCGACGTGATCGCCGTGGTCCTCGGCAGCTCCAAGGCGAACGTCTGGGCCGATTCGCAGAAACTCCTCGAATGGGGGTTGCGGCTTTGA
- a CDS encoding tetratricopeptide repeat protein, producing MPWLQPPSARRNLAGAMRKESLVFLMVPLLAAVGVLRAADETPAPEPSASEEPARLPFRGSPGGIRESAPQTEKVPVEIPPEAEPAVESLAVEAIGNDGIKAFEAGNFGAAREAYLRVLKVEPNNLPALVNLGSAEYRLGNMDEAERLLRRSLQIKPDNPTAWLNLGIIYLERKEPMRSLAAIAQAVVHSPNDPVARNYLGVAAGRNRWFDAAESELRRAIELKPDYADAHFNLAVFCLERDPPAVELARRHYQKAIELGSAPDPLIEKALKN from the coding sequence ATGCCGTGGTTGCAGCCGCCAAGCGCTCGGAGGAACTTGGCCGGAGCAATGCGTAAAGAATCCTTGGTTTTTCTCATGGTGCCGCTTCTCGCGGCAGTAGGTGTCCTGCGCGCTGCGGACGAAACTCCCGCACCTGAACCGTCGGCTTCCGAAGAGCCGGCGCGTCTGCCTTTTCGTGGCTCGCCCGGGGGCATTCGCGAGTCGGCGCCACAGACGGAAAAGGTGCCCGTGGAAATCCCTCCCGAGGCCGAGCCCGCGGTGGAATCCCTCGCCGTCGAGGCCATCGGCAACGACGGAATCAAGGCTTTCGAAGCGGGTAACTTCGGTGCCGCGCGCGAGGCCTACCTGCGCGTGCTCAAAGTGGAACCGAACAATTTGCCGGCCTTGGTCAATCTCGGCTCGGCCGAATACCGCCTCGGCAACATGGATGAAGCCGAGCGTCTTTTGCGGCGTTCGCTTCAAATCAAGCCCGACAACCCGACCGCCTGGCTCAACCTCGGCATCATCTATCTCGAGCGCAAGGAACCGATGCGCTCGCTGGCGGCCATCGCGCAGGCCGTCGTGCATTCGCCAAACGATCCCGTGGCGCGCAACTACCTCGGTGTCGCCGCCGGACGCAACCGGTGGTTCGATGCAGCCGAGTCCGAATTGCGGCGTGCCATCGAACTCAAGCCGGACTATGCTGACGCGCATTTCAATCTCGCGGTCTTCTGCCTCGAGCGCGATCCGCCCGCGGTCGAACTCGCCCGCCGGCATTACCAGAAAGCGATCGAGCTGGGGTCGGCGCCCGATCCATTGATCGAGAAAGCGCTGAAAAATTAG
- a CDS encoding MotA/TolQ/ExbB proton channel family protein encodes MMPVMLDLMQKGGPVMWVILGLSVIGLAVFLERLIYLHRAEVRVGEFLRGLANLVRDERHDEVRQQCIATPGPVARVALSAVLARDCPRSELRDIVQEAGQLEIPRLERHLPLLAALAYVAPLLGLLGTVLGLLEAFYLVSTQGGYATVADLSGAVYQSLISAAAGLAVAIPMLVGASYLSSRVQDIVHDMERAGIEMVNLLKNRTLPAAEILAVDSEPSATA; translated from the coding sequence ATGATGCCCGTGATGCTGGATCTCATGCAAAAAGGCGGACCCGTGATGTGGGTCATTCTCGGGTTGAGCGTGATCGGGTTGGCTGTTTTCCTCGAGCGGCTCATCTATCTGCACCGCGCGGAAGTCCGCGTGGGTGAGTTTCTCCGCGGCCTGGCCAACCTTGTGCGCGACGAACGCCATGACGAGGTGCGGCAGCAGTGCATCGCCACGCCGGGCCCGGTGGCGCGCGTGGCCTTGAGTGCGGTGCTGGCGCGCGATTGTCCTCGCAGCGAGTTGCGCGATATCGTGCAGGAGGCCGGTCAGCTCGAGATTCCGCGACTGGAGCGCCATCTGCCCTTGCTCGCGGCGCTCGCTTATGTGGCCCCGCTGCTGGGTTTGCTCGGCACGGTGCTCGGGTTGCTCGAAGCCTTTTACCTCGTGTCCACGCAGGGCGGCTATGCCACGGTGGCGGATCTTTCCGGCGCCGTTTACCAGAGCCTGATCTCCGCGGCCGCAGGATTGGCCGTTGCCATCCCGATGCTCGTCGGCGCGAGCTACCTTTCCTCGCGTGTGCAGGATATCGTGCATGACATGGAGCGTGCCGGCATCGAGATGGTGAATCTGCTCAAGAACCGCACCCTTCCGGCGGCGGAGATTCTCGCGGTGGACAGCGAGCCTTCCGCGACGGCATGA
- a CDS encoding ATP-dependent helicase translates to MGVAALNNTTRIDYAAELNEQQLAAVTSPGGASLVIAGAGSGKTRTLTYRVAWLLENGVKPWNILLLTFTNKAAREMTGRVAELLGPDADGIWGGTFHSIGNRILRRHAELIGFRQGFSILDREDQTDLLKSVAADVGTPRDKRFPKPDVLAELFSLSSNTGEQLEQIVHDRFGYFEGMADTIVSVRGAYERRKVAANAMDFDDLLVRTNELLRNHPDVADHYREQFRHVLVDEYQDTNLVQADLVDLLSSKHGNVMVVGDDAQSIYSWRGANFENILNFPKHREGAQTYRIETNYRSVPGILDVANAAIRGNIRQFEKSLRAWRKEGGRPVLAELPTNNDQAAYVAQQILELNRQGMEFRDMAVLYRAHFHSMEIQLELTRRGIPFEVTSGLRFFEQAHVKDVAAFLKFAVNPSDETAFRRMVRLLPGVGEKTADSLWSVAKAGAESAAPFGEVLRTAKPPARAAKIWEQLAATLDEIAPERKPIAPDLAIETVMEAVYEDYMKAEFANYENRREDLRTLTGYARQFSSMEEFLAQVALLTNVDGAGARDDTDTDRVVLSSVHQAKGLEWRTVFVVWLTEGMFPGSRSLENSNSLEEERRLFYVAVTRGRDHLHLCYPQIRLNSGYGEPFQRRSRFIAEIPAHLLEKPGADEAPRSPASAAAKKSGQRDWWY, encoded by the coding sequence ATGGGGGTTGCGGCTTTGAACAACACAACACGGATCGACTACGCGGCCGAGCTGAACGAGCAGCAATTGGCGGCGGTGACTTCTCCCGGCGGCGCGTCGCTCGTCATCGCCGGCGCGGGCAGCGGCAAGACGCGCACGCTCACCTACCGCGTGGCTTGGCTGCTCGAGAACGGTGTCAAACCCTGGAACATCCTGCTTCTCACGTTCACCAACAAGGCCGCACGCGAGATGACAGGCCGCGTGGCCGAGTTGCTCGGGCCCGACGCCGACGGCATCTGGGGCGGCACCTTCCACTCGATCGGCAACCGCATCCTCCGCCGCCATGCCGAGCTGATCGGATTCCGCCAGGGTTTCAGCATCCTCGACCGCGAGGATCAGACCGATCTTCTCAAAAGTGTCGCGGCCGACGTCGGGACGCCTCGCGACAAACGCTTTCCCAAGCCCGACGTGCTGGCCGAGCTGTTCTCGCTTTCGTCCAACACCGGCGAGCAACTCGAGCAGATCGTGCACGACCGGTTCGGCTACTTCGAGGGCATGGCCGACACGATCGTCTCGGTTCGCGGCGCTTACGAGCGGCGCAAAGTCGCGGCCAATGCGATGGATTTCGACGATCTGCTCGTGCGGACGAACGAATTGCTCCGAAACCATCCGGACGTTGCCGATCATTACCGCGAACAGTTCCGCCACGTGCTTGTCGATGAATACCAGGACACCAATCTCGTCCAGGCGGACCTTGTCGATCTGCTGTCTTCCAAGCACGGCAACGTGATGGTTGTGGGCGACGATGCCCAGTCGATCTATTCGTGGCGCGGGGCGAACTTCGAAAACATCCTCAACTTCCCCAAGCACCGCGAAGGAGCGCAGACCTACCGCATCGAAACCAACTACCGCAGCGTGCCCGGCATCCTCGACGTGGCCAATGCCGCCATCCGCGGCAACATCCGCCAGTTCGAGAAAAGTCTCCGCGCCTGGCGCAAGGAGGGCGGACGCCCGGTGCTCGCCGAATTGCCGACCAACAACGACCAGGCGGCCTACGTTGCGCAGCAGATTCTCGAACTCAACCGGCAGGGCATGGAGTTCCGCGACATGGCCGTGCTTTACCGTGCGCACTTCCACTCGATGGAAATCCAACTCGAGCTTACGCGACGCGGCATCCCGTTCGAGGTCACCAGCGGGTTGCGCTTCTTCGAGCAGGCGCACGTCAAGGACGTCGCGGCATTCTTGAAATTTGCGGTCAACCCGAGCGACGAAACCGCATTCCGTCGCATGGTCCGGCTGTTGCCCGGCGTGGGCGAGAAGACGGCGGACAGCCTCTGGTCCGTGGCCAAAGCCGGTGCGGAGTCGGCCGCGCCCTTCGGCGAAGTATTGCGCACGGCCAAGCCGCCGGCGCGCGCCGCGAAAATCTGGGAACAGCTGGCTGCGACGCTCGACGAGATCGCGCCCGAGCGCAAACCGATCGCTCCCGACCTTGCCATCGAGACCGTGATGGAAGCGGTTTACGAGGACTACATGAAGGCCGAGTTCGCCAATTACGAGAACCGCCGCGAGGACTTGCGCACGCTTACCGGATACGCACGGCAGTTTTCCTCGATGGAAGAATTCCTCGCGCAGGTCGCGCTCCTGACCAATGTCGATGGGGCCGGCGCGCGCGATGACACGGATACCGACCGGGTCGTGCTATCCTCCGTCCATCAGGCCAAAGGTCTCGAGTGGCGCACGGTGTTTGTCGTGTGGCTCACCGAGGGCATGTTCCCGGGTTCGCGTTCGCTGGAAAACTCCAACTCGCTCGAGGAAGAGCGGCGGCTGTTTTATGTCGCGGTCACGCGCGGACGCGACCACCTGCATCTTTGCTACCCGCAAATCCGCCTGAACAGCGGATACGGCGAGCCGTTCCAGCGCCGCTCGCGCTTCATCGCCGAGATTCCCGCCCACCTGCTTGAAAAACCCGGGGCCGACGAAGCTCCGCGTTCCCCGGCCTCCGCAGCGGCGAAAAAATCCGGCCAGCGCGACTGGTGGTATTGA
- the rplU gene encoding 50S ribosomal protein L21: MAYAIIQSGGRQFRVQPGDVFDVELLDLEPGNKTVFEEVLLAADDSGVKIGEPLVKGAKVTAEVVEQRKGPKLVSYKFKRRKGYHRTVGHRQKLTRVKVGEIKL, from the coding sequence ATGGCTTACGCAATCATCCAAAGCGGCGGTCGCCAGTTCCGCGTGCAACCCGGCGACGTTTTCGATGTCGAACTTCTCGACCTCGAGCCCGGCAACAAAACCGTTTTCGAGGAAGTGCTCCTCGCCGCCGACGACTCGGGCGTGAAAATCGGCGAGCCGCTGGTCAAAGGTGCCAAGGTGACCGCCGAGGTCGTCGAACAGCGCAAGGGACCAAAGCTCGTCTCCTACAAATTCAAACGCCGCAAGGGCTACCACCGCACGGTGGGCCACCGGCAAAAGCTGACCCGCGTGAAGGTCGGCGAAATCAAACTCTGA
- the proC gene encoding pyrroline-5-carboxylate reductase: protein MGSALARGVVAGDVCLPGDIGLYDTESRVARELAEALGASVAAAAPALAAQSDVIVLCVKPKDAAGVLSPLRRELDGKLLVSIAAGISIASMQSAVGAGCRIVRVMPNTPVMVGKGASAYACGGGVTATDTDNVQKIFGSAGRAFRVEEGMLDAVTGLSGSGPAYVYLFIEALAEGGVAAGLPRELALALAVQTVSGAAEMVEATKMSPAQLRDMVTSPGGTTVEGLAALDRAGFAAAVKDAVVAAAKRSEELGRSNA from the coding sequence ATGGGATCGGCCTTGGCGCGGGGCGTCGTCGCGGGCGATGTTTGCCTTCCCGGGGACATTGGGCTCTATGACACGGAATCCCGCGTGGCACGGGAGTTGGCCGAGGCGCTGGGCGCCTCGGTCGCGGCGGCTGCGCCCGCTCTCGCCGCGCAATCGGATGTCATCGTTCTCTGCGTCAAGCCCAAGGACGCAGCGGGAGTTTTGTCCCCTCTGCGGCGCGAACTTGACGGCAAGCTGCTTGTTTCCATCGCCGCGGGCATTTCCATCGCCTCCATGCAATCGGCAGTCGGGGCGGGATGCCGAATCGTGCGTGTCATGCCGAACACTCCGGTGATGGTCGGCAAGGGGGCTTCGGCTTACGCGTGCGGCGGGGGCGTGACGGCAACGGACACCGATAACGTGCAGAAAATTTTCGGCTCGGCAGGCCGCGCATTCCGCGTCGAGGAGGGGATGCTCGATGCCGTGACGGGTTTGAGCGGCAGCGGTCCGGCTTACGTTTATCTTTTCATCGAAGCGCTGGCCGAGGGCGGCGTCGCCGCGGGATTGCCGCGCGAATTGGCGCTCGCGCTCGCGGTGCAAACCGTGTCGGGTGCCGCGGAAATGGTGGAAGCCACGAAAATGAGCCCCGCGCAATTGCGGGACATGGTCACCAGTCCCGGCGGAACGACAGTCGAGGGTCTTGCCGCGTTGGATCGCGCGGGTTTCGCGGCCGCGGTCAAGGATGCCGTGGTTGCAGCCGCCAAGCGCTCGGAGGAACTTGGCCGGAGCAATGCGTAA
- a CDS encoding carbohydrate porin, giving the protein MKNKNTPTMRRVTTRIFFALIFAICAGVVPQAQAADTKKYEPLTLEEWWNGKKFTGNWFGARDAIADHGLSFEGKWRGAYYGVVASQNGQRGFFDEELLFGAKADFKKMLGVDALEGLTGFGEVRWREPGYDSNPNNYVQASSMFNPSHFQSGTGWRLLTFGLKYVTPELFGAKEFLTITGGWVRPQKEFIDQPISKIFVNNAIESAKGIGGNIPFSSSFSSWGGTVQIKPVEWQYTKLGLFMAYPESTFSSNNGLMFEGYAPDPSQNSLFFMGETGITPKIGASKLPGRYAFGSYYYGEDNRVYGQPKYGFYWQADQMLYRESSAPAAEGKKAELSKEGLSMFSLVTCAPKYNGQYPFYFQTGLAYEGLIPTRNKDTTYIGMALGDYDDYTRVTRRTPARNRQQKTYTAVIEGGYKAQLNGWAFIQPYFQYISQPNGNTYIANAAILGFMAGVDF; this is encoded by the coding sequence ATGAAAAACAAGAACACACCCACCATGCGGCGCGTGACCACGCGCATATTCTTCGCGCTGATCTTCGCGATCTGTGCAGGCGTTGTGCCCCAAGCGCAAGCCGCGGACACCAAAAAATACGAACCGCTCACGCTCGAAGAGTGGTGGAACGGCAAGAAATTCACCGGCAACTGGTTCGGTGCGCGCGATGCGATTGCCGACCACGGACTGTCCTTCGAAGGTAAGTGGCGTGGCGCCTACTACGGCGTGGTGGCTAGCCAGAACGGGCAACGGGGCTTCTTCGACGAGGAGCTGCTCTTCGGTGCCAAGGCCGACTTCAAAAAGATGCTCGGCGTTGATGCCCTCGAAGGTCTCACCGGCTTCGGCGAGGTGCGCTGGCGCGAACCCGGCTACGACTCCAACCCGAATAACTACGTGCAGGCTAGTAGCATGTTCAACCCTTCGCACTTCCAGTCCGGCACCGGTTGGCGCTTGCTCACCTTCGGGCTCAAATACGTCACGCCCGAGCTTTTCGGTGCGAAGGAGTTTCTCACCATCACCGGCGGTTGGGTGCGTCCGCAGAAAGAATTCATCGACCAGCCCATCTCGAAAATTTTCGTCAACAACGCGATCGAGAGTGCCAAAGGCATCGGTGGCAATATTCCGTTCTCCTCGAGCTTCTCGTCCTGGGGCGGAACCGTGCAAATCAAGCCCGTCGAGTGGCAATACACCAAGCTCGGGCTCTTCATGGCTTACCCGGAGTCCACATTCAGCAGCAACAACGGCCTGATGTTCGAGGGCTACGCGCCCGACCCATCGCAAAACAGCCTCTTTTTCATGGGTGAAACCGGGATCACGCCGAAAATCGGCGCATCGAAATTGCCCGGCCGCTATGCATTTGGTTCTTACTACTACGGCGAGGACAACCGCGTTTACGGCCAGCCGAAATACGGCTTCTACTGGCAGGCCGACCAGATGCTCTATCGCGAGTCTTCTGCGCCGGCAGCCGAGGGCAAAAAAGCGGAACTCTCGAAAGAAGGCCTGAGCATGTTCAGCCTGGTCACCTGCGCGCCGAAATACAACGGACAATACCCGTTCTATTTCCAGACTGGTCTGGCCTACGAGGGTCTCATTCCCACGCGCAACAAGGACACCACCTACATCGGCATGGCGCTAGGTGATTATGACGATTACACGCGCGTGACGAGGCGCACTCCGGCGAGAAATCGCCAACAAAAGACCTACACCGCGGTCATCGAAGGCGGCTACAAAGCGCAGCTCAATGGATGGGCTTTCATCCAGCCCTACTTCCAATACATCTCGCAGCCGAACGGCAACACCTATATCGCTAACGCCGCCATCCTCGGATTCATGGCCGGCGTGGATTTCTGA
- a CDS encoding DUF4131 domain-containing protein: protein MTAQSRPRIPLAGAALAATAGIIAASYSNADAVWLAAAALGTLPFALLRRGSAALYVATALAFGAAHVWQSRQNPWRAWADTVAAEPRVLEVTGIIDDAPQEIVPGIWRTPLRTTQWIIDGREIAAHGKVLARWKTGDAIPAYGDKWRIEGVAIKPEPPRNPGEFDAAAHWARQGIFLEVRGARDAKAQLLERGQGSPIKHAALAARAWMLGTLALGISDAPAIGALVAGITLGARAEDADQFADTFRQTGTFHLFSVSGLHVGMFGLIAWLALRPLGMTRRSSVLVIVPLLFFYALVTGASPPSLRAALMISVAFGGMLLDREGSPANSLAAAALLLLAWDTNQLFTAGFQLSFLIVAAIFLLAPALQEFFTSRLRPDPFLPRRLYNRRQKTASNAGHALGTTLGVSTAAWLGSLPLTIAIFHLVPLISVPANLCAVPLAFAILAVSMLSLAAGLASPWMAAVFNNTNWGLAHVLLAVVQGAANIPGAYVYLPPAWLQPPARLTVFDLGTGGAQLLRTRTAAWLFDTGTERDFLRVIEPNLRAAGVGRLDALVATHGDTEHIGGAIACVQAAAPQRIIDSALRDRSPARRRLHDLLARQSRPKSVALPGDCFAAGEDTLVRVLAPADTARTSDDQALVLSIRTRGFKTLLMSDAGAKTEADLLRNHGAELESDILVLGRHGEDIFATQEFLEAVRPRLIVLAQTDPFRDGSDEKALRERLEATGADVFDQSECGAVTVNFSGDRAIVRGFLDGRDWILNRE from the coding sequence ATGACGGCCCAATCACGGCCCCGCATTCCTCTCGCCGGGGCGGCCCTGGCGGCGACAGCCGGAATCATCGCGGCAAGCTATTCGAACGCGGACGCGGTTTGGCTTGCCGCGGCGGCGCTCGGCACCCTGCCCTTCGCCTTGCTGCGGCGGGGATCGGCCGCGCTCTATGTGGCGACGGCCCTGGCCTTCGGCGCTGCGCACGTCTGGCAGTCGCGGCAAAATCCTTGGCGCGCATGGGCCGACACCGTGGCCGCAGAGCCGCGCGTGCTGGAAGTCACGGGCATCATCGACGACGCGCCCCAAGAAATCGTCCCCGGCATTTGGCGCACGCCCTTGCGCACCACCCAGTGGATCATCGACGGACGCGAGATCGCCGCGCACGGCAAAGTGCTGGCGCGCTGGAAAACAGGCGATGCGATCCCCGCTTACGGCGACAAGTGGCGGATCGAAGGCGTCGCTATAAAGCCGGAGCCGCCGCGCAATCCGGGTGAGTTCGATGCCGCGGCGCACTGGGCAAGGCAGGGAATTTTCTTGGAAGTCCGCGGTGCGCGGGATGCGAAAGCCCAACTTCTCGAGCGCGGACAAGGATCGCCGATCAAACACGCCGCCCTTGCTGCGCGCGCCTGGATGCTCGGGACGCTCGCGCTGGGGATATCGGATGCTCCGGCCATCGGCGCGCTCGTGGCTGGAATCACACTCGGCGCACGTGCGGAGGACGCGGATCAGTTCGCCGATACTTTCCGCCAAACAGGAACCTTCCATCTTTTTTCCGTCAGCGGATTGCATGTCGGAATGTTCGGGCTCATCGCTTGGCTCGCCTTGCGCCCGCTCGGCATGACGCGCCGGAGTTCCGTGCTGGTCATTGTGCCGCTGTTGTTTTTCTACGCCCTGGTCACCGGGGCCTCGCCGCCGAGCCTGCGCGCGGCCTTGATGATCTCGGTCGCGTTCGGCGGAATGTTGCTCGACCGGGAGGGAAGTCCGGCCAACAGCCTCGCGGCCGCGGCCTTGTTGTTGCTTGCCTGGGATACCAACCAGCTCTTCACCGCGGGATTCCAGCTTTCGTTTCTCATCGTCGCGGCGATCTTTCTTCTCGCTCCGGCCTTGCAGGAATTTTTCACCTCGCGCCTGCGTCCCGATCCGTTCCTGCCGCGCAGACTTTACAACCGGCGGCAGAAAACGGCTTCCAACGCAGGTCATGCCCTCGGCACGACCTTGGGCGTATCGACTGCGGCGTGGCTGGGAAGCCTGCCTTTGACCATCGCGATCTTCCACCTTGTCCCGTTGATCTCCGTGCCTGCCAACCTCTGCGCCGTGCCGCTGGCCTTCGCCATCCTCGCGGTGTCGATGCTCTCGCTTGCCGCCGGACTGGCAAGTCCGTGGATGGCCGCGGTGTTCAACAACACGAACTGGGGGCTCGCCCATGTGCTGCTGGCTGTCGTGCAGGGCGCTGCGAACATACCGGGCGCCTACGTTTACCTCCCGCCGGCATGGCTGCAGCCGCCCGCCAGGCTCACCGTATTCGACCTTGGCACCGGCGGCGCGCAGCTTCTTCGGACGCGCACAGCGGCGTGGCTGTTCGACACGGGGACCGAGCGCGATTTTCTGCGTGTTATAGAGCCCAATCTTCGCGCCGCGGGCGTGGGGCGCTTGGATGCGCTGGTCGCCACCCACGGCGACACGGAGCACATCGGCGGCGCCATCGCATGCGTCCAGGCTGCGGCACCGCAGCGCATCATCGATTCCGCGCTGCGCGACCGCTCGCCCGCGCGCAGGCGTTTGCACGATCTGCTCGCCAGGCAATCACGACCGAAGTCGGTGGCACTGCCTGGTGATTGTTTTGCCGCGGGAGAGGACACTTTGGTTCGCGTGCTCGCCCCGGCGGACACGGCCCGGACCTCCGATGACCAAGCGCTTGTCTTATCGATCCGGACGCGCGGATTCAAAACACTGCTGATGTCGGATGCGGGGGCAAAGACCGAGGCTGACTTGTTGCGAAATCACGGCGCCGAGCTGGAGTCCGATATCCTGGTGCTCGGCCGGCACGGCGAGGACATCTTTGCCACGCAGGAATTTCTCGAAGCGGTCCGTCCGCGGCTCATTGTTCTCGCCCAAACGGATCCCTTCCGCGACGGCAGCGACGAGAAGGCTCTGCGGGAGCGCCTCGAAGCCACCGGGGCGGATGTCTTCGACCAAAGCGAGTGCGGGGCGGTGACGGTGAATTTCTCGGGCGATCGGGCGATAGTGCGCGGATTCCTCGATGGCAGGGACTGGATCCTGAACCGCGAATAG
- the pstS gene encoding phosphate ABC transporter substrate-binding protein PstS gives MKTRTFQPTILLALTATACIATARAQQLSGAGATFPAPLYQRWGNEYHAKNPGVEVNYQSVGSGAGVKNFLQGVVDFGASDAAMSDEEIAKAPRGAVMIPLTAGSVVLAYNLPGVEGLKLSREALAGIFLGTVTKWNDPLLAKDNPAAKLPDAPITVAYRSDGSGTTFVFTQHMSAISKEFDETVGCDKSVTFPVGIGGKGNEGVTALVKQTPGTIGYVEYGYAKNNGLSVAALENKSGNFVTPSPESGASSLASVEMPANLRIWPVDPAGAGDYPITSFTWLLLAKKYDDAAKLAALKGFVTYALTEGQALADPLGYIPLPASVIEKAKAALNSVE, from the coding sequence ATGAAAACCCGCACATTTCAACCCACCATACTCCTCGCCCTGACGGCCACGGCCTGCATCGCCACGGCCCGGGCCCAGCAACTCTCCGGCGCCGGCGCGACCTTCCCGGCCCCGCTTTACCAGCGCTGGGGCAACGAGTATCACGCGAAAAACCCCGGGGTGGAAGTCAACTACCAGTCGGTCGGCAGCGGAGCAGGGGTCAAAAATTTCCTCCAAGGCGTCGTGGATTTCGGCGCGAGCGATGCGGCCATGAGTGACGAGGAGATCGCCAAGGCGCCCCGCGGCGCGGTGATGATTCCGCTTACCGCGGGCAGCGTGGTGCTGGCCTACAATCTCCCCGGCGTCGAGGGCCTCAAACTCAGCCGCGAGGCGCTGGCGGGAATTTTCCTCGGGACGGTCACCAAGTGGAATGACCCGCTCCTTGCCAAGGACAACCCCGCGGCGAAGCTGCCCGACGCGCCGATCACTGTGGCCTACCGCTCCGACGGCAGCGGCACGACGTTTGTCTTCACGCAGCACATGTCGGCCATCAGCAAAGAGTTCGATGAAACGGTTGGCTGCGACAAATCGGTGACCTTCCCCGTCGGCATCGGCGGGAAAGGCAACGAGGGCGTGACTGCTTTGGTCAAACAAACGCCCGGCACCATCGGCTACGTCGAATACGGATACGCGAAAAACAACGGCCTTTCCGTCGCTGCGCTCGAGAACAAATCGGGCAACTTCGTCACGCCCAGTCCCGAGAGCGGCGCCTCCTCGCTCGCTTCGGTCGAGATGCCGGCCAACCTGCGCATCTGGCCGGTCGATCCCGCCGGCGCCGGGGACTATCCGATCACATCTTTCACCTGGCTCCTTCTGGCCAAAAAATACGATGACGCGGCCAAATTGGCGGCCCTCAAGGGCTTTGTCACTTACGCACTCACCGAAGGCCAGGCGTTGGCCGATCCTCTCGGCTACATCCCGCTGCCGGCATCCGTGATCGAAAAAGCCAAAGCCGCTCTTAACTCCGTCGAATAA
- a CDS encoding 50S ribosomal protein L27, translating to MAHKKGQGSVKNGRDSVSKRLGVKKFGGQEVLAGNILVRQRGRKFVPGNNVGLGRDFTLFALESGVVQFDRGGRRVNVVATAN from the coding sequence ATGGCCCATAAAAAAGGACAAGGCAGCGTCAAGAACGGACGCGACAGCGTCAGCAAACGCCTCGGCGTGAAAAAATTCGGCGGTCAGGAAGTGCTCGCCGGAAACATCCTCGTCCGCCAGCGCGGGCGCAAATTCGTCCCGGGCAACAACGTGGGCCTCGGACGCGATTTCACACTTTTTGCTTTGGAGAGCGGTGTCGTCCAATTCGATCGCGGCGGTCGCCGGGTCAATGTGGTCGCAACCGCCAACTGA